One part of the Vicia villosa cultivar HV-30 ecotype Madison, WI linkage group LG6, Vvil1.0, whole genome shotgun sequence genome encodes these proteins:
- the LOC131614342 gene encoding aspartic proteinase CDR1-like, whose translation MSSHKIVFFFCLLSFIVSLSHALNGFSVELIHRDSEKSPFFQPNQNKYQSIINAARHSINRANHFYKNAVGDAPQSTILPDGGAYLMTYSVGTPPFKQFGIPDTGSDIVWLQCEPCETCFNQTTPIFKPAQSSTYKNVPCSSDTCQSVRSSSCGGKNNCEYTITYGDGSKSEGDLSVDTVTLESTTGASVSFPKTLIGCGTDNTVSFNGRSSGIVGLAGGPASLITQLGSTIGGKFSYCLPPSTFASGGSSSATSKLNFGDAAIVSGAGVVSTPIITKNDEIFYFLTLESFSVGTKRVEFTSSTNAVGEGGEGNIIIDSGTTLTLLPSEIYSNLEAEVAKVVNLERVDDPNNLFDLCYTITSEEPEFPVITANFQGADVVLQPVSTFVQISDNIACFAFTPAQDLAIFGNLVQQNLLVGYDLEAKKLSFKPTDCSKE comes from the coding sequence ATGAGTTCACATAAAATagtatttttcttttgtcttctTAGTTTTATTGTTTCTCTTTCTCACGCACTCAATGGTTTTAGTGTTGAACTCATCCACCGTGATTCAGAAAAATCACCATTCTTTCAACCTAACCAAAACAAATACCAAAGTATTATCAATGCCGCACGTCATTCAATCAATCGTGCCAATCATTTCTACAAAAATGCCGTGGGAGATGCACCCCAATCAACCATACTCCCCGATGGCGGTGCATATCTCATGACATATTCAGTTGGTACTCCACCATTTAAGCAATTCGGTATACCTGATACCGGTAGTGACATTGTTTGGCTTCAATGCGAGCCTTGTGAAACATGTTTCAACCAAACTACTCCTATATTTAAGCCAGCACAATCATCTACTTACAAAAACGTTCCTTGTTCGTCCGACACATGTCAATCCGTGAGAAGTTCAAGTTGTGGCGGCAAAAACAATTGTGAGTATACTATTACTTATGGCGATGGATCAAAATCCGAAGGAGACCTTAGTGTTGATACTGTTACACTTGAATCCACCACTGGTGCTTCCGTTTCATTTCCCAAAACCTTGATAGGATGCGGAACGGACAACACCGTGTCTTTTAACGGTCGAAGCTCTGGTATTGTTGGCCTCGCCGGTGGACCCGCGTCTTTAATAACACAACTAGGATCCACAATTGGTGGTAAATTCTCTTATTGTTTACCACCATCAACGTTCGCATCAGGAGGCTCTTCAAGCGCTACTAGCAAACTCAATTTTGGAGATGCTGCAATTGTTTCTGGTGCTGGCGTTGTTTCAACTCCTATTATTACTAAGAACGATGAGATTTTCTACTTTCTAACATTAGAGTCATTTTCCGTCGGAACCAAAAGAGTAGAATTCACATCATCAACTAATGCTGTTGGTGAAGGTGGTGAGGGTAACATCATCATTGATTCTGGTACAACATTGACGCTTTTACCGTCCGAAATTTACTCTAACTTGGAGGCAGAAGTCGCAAAAGTAGTGAATCTCGAGCGTGTTGATGATCCTAACAATTTATTTGACCTCTGCTATACTATCACATCGGAAGAACCCGAGTTTCCTGTAATCACCGCGAACTTCCAAGGCGCGGATGTCGTGTTGCAACCTGTTAGTACTTTTGTTCAAATTTCTGATAACATTGCTTGCTTTGCGTTTACACCAGCTCAAGATCTTGCCATCTTTGGAAACTTGGTGCAACAGAATTTGTTGGTTGGTTATGATCTTGAAGCAAAGAAGCTGTCATTTAAGCCTACCGATTGTTCTAAGGAGTAA